In one window of Cupriavidus necator N-1 DNA:
- the nadA gene encoding quinolinate synthase NadA translates to MTPQSIKTVEFEKPNLSDAENATGGSCVAHAWAKVPPVLTPDERQSLKTRIRRLLKERNAVLVAHYYVDADLQDLAEETGGCVSDSLEMARFGRDHEAQTLVVAGVRFMGETAKILSPEKTVLMPDLDATCSLDLGCPADEFAAFCDAHPDRTVVVYANTSAAVKARADWMVTSSIGLKIVEHLHAQGKKILWAPDKHLGSYIQKQTGADMLLWQGSCLVHDEFKGIELDLLRREFPNAKILVHPESPENVVAQADVVGSTSQLIEAAQKLDATEFIVATDNGILHKMRMAAPGKHFIEAPTAGNSATCKSCAHCPWMAMNALTNLAEVLETGRNEIHVDPVTGRQAVTCINRMLDFAAAQKRNVRPSADLAKEQALFQGIGPA, encoded by the coding sequence ATGACCCCACAATCGATCAAGACCGTCGAGTTCGAAAAGCCGAACCTGTCGGATGCCGAAAACGCCACTGGCGGTAGCTGCGTGGCCCATGCCTGGGCCAAGGTGCCGCCGGTGCTGACGCCCGACGAGCGCCAGTCCCTGAAGACACGTATTCGCCGCCTGCTCAAGGAGCGCAATGCGGTGCTGGTGGCGCACTATTACGTCGACGCCGACCTGCAGGACCTGGCCGAGGAAACCGGCGGCTGCGTCTCCGACTCCCTGGAAATGGCCCGCTTCGGCCGCGACCACGAGGCCCAGACCCTGGTGGTGGCGGGCGTGCGCTTCATGGGCGAGACCGCCAAGATCCTGAGCCCCGAGAAGACCGTGCTGATGCCGGACCTGGACGCGACCTGCTCGCTCGACCTGGGTTGCCCGGCCGACGAGTTCGCCGCCTTCTGCGATGCGCACCCGGACCGCACCGTGGTGGTCTACGCCAACACCAGCGCCGCCGTGAAGGCGCGCGCGGACTGGATGGTGACCTCCAGCATCGGCCTGAAGATCGTCGAGCACCTGCATGCGCAGGGCAAGAAGATCCTGTGGGCGCCGGACAAGCACCTGGGCAGCTATATCCAGAAGCAGACCGGTGCCGACATGCTGCTGTGGCAGGGCTCGTGCCTGGTGCACGACGAGTTCAAGGGCATCGAGCTGGACCTGCTGCGCCGCGAATTCCCCAACGCCAAGATCCTGGTGCATCCGGAATCGCCGGAAAACGTGGTGGCGCAGGCCGACGTGGTCGGCTCCACCTCGCAGCTGATCGAGGCCGCACAGAAGCTGGACGCGACCGAGTTCATCGTCGCCACCGACAACGGCATCCTGCACAAGATGCGCATGGCGGCGCCCGGCAAGCACTTCATTGAAGCGCCCACGGCCGGCAACAGCGCCACCTGCAAGAGCTGCGCGCACTGCCCGTGGATGGCCATGAACGCGCTCACCAACCTGGCCGAGGTGCTGGAAACCGGCCGCAACGAGATCCATGTCGACCCGGTGACCGGGCGCCAGGCGGTGACTTGCATCAACCGCATGTTGGACTTCGCCGCCGCGCAGAAGCGCAATGTGCGTCCGTCGGCAGACCTGGCCAAGGAACAGGCGCTGTTCCAGGGGATTGGCCCGGCATGA
- a CDS encoding DesA family fatty acid desaturase — translation MFDTILDWAANGLANWTWWEIVIYTLVMTHITIAGVTIFLHRCMAHRSLDLHPIAQHFFRFWLWLTTGMVTREWTAIHRKHHAKCETEEDPHSPQTRGIRKVLLEGAELYRAESKNKETIAKFGHGCPNDWVERNVYSRFGWQGVGLMLIIDLALFGVIGMTVWAVQMLWIPIHAAGIINGLGHWWGYRNYDCEDASTNVSPWGLIIGGEELHNNHHTYPTSAKFSIKWYEFDVGWGYIRAMQAVGLAKVKKTPPKARLVEARPVDHNTLEAIIANRYDVMARYAKAVKGAFRQELDKLKEGGVAEYRSFKPASKWFHREETKLAAPQREQLASIVEQNKALQTFVEMRRELAAIWGRSNLTREQLLQQLQAWCHRAEASGIQALQDFSLRLRRYA, via the coding sequence TTGTTCGACACTATTCTTGACTGGGCCGCCAACGGCCTTGCCAACTGGACCTGGTGGGAGATCGTCATCTACACGCTCGTGATGACGCATATCACGATCGCCGGCGTCACCATCTTCCTGCACCGCTGCATGGCGCACCGGTCGCTGGATCTGCACCCGATCGCCCAGCATTTCTTCCGCTTCTGGCTCTGGCTGACCACGGGCATGGTCACGCGCGAGTGGACCGCCATCCACCGCAAGCACCACGCCAAGTGCGAAACCGAAGAAGATCCGCACAGCCCGCAGACCCGCGGCATCCGCAAGGTGCTGCTGGAGGGCGCGGAGTTGTATCGGGCCGAATCCAAGAACAAGGAAACCATCGCCAAGTTCGGCCATGGCTGCCCCAATGACTGGGTCGAGCGCAATGTGTACTCGCGCTTCGGCTGGCAGGGTGTCGGCCTGATGCTGATCATCGACCTGGCGCTGTTCGGCGTGATCGGCATGACCGTGTGGGCGGTGCAGATGCTGTGGATCCCGATCCATGCCGCCGGCATCATCAACGGCCTTGGCCACTGGTGGGGTTATCGCAACTACGATTGCGAGGACGCCTCGACCAATGTGTCGCCGTGGGGTCTGATCATTGGTGGCGAAGAACTGCACAACAACCACCACACCTACCCGACCTCGGCCAAGTTCTCGATCAAGTGGTATGAGTTCGATGTGGGCTGGGGCTATATCCGCGCGATGCAGGCAGTCGGCCTGGCCAAGGTCAAGAAGACCCCGCCCAAGGCGCGCCTGGTGGAAGCCCGCCCGGTTGACCACAACACGCTGGAAGCGATCATCGCCAACCGCTATGACGTGATGGCGCGCTACGCCAAGGCCGTCAAGGGCGCGTTCCGCCAGGAACTGGACAAGCTCAAGGAAGGCGGCGTGGCCGAGTACCGCAGCTTCAAGCCGGCCAGCAAGTGGTTCCACCGCGAGGAAACCAAGCTGGCCGCGCCGCAGCGCGAACAGCTCGCCAGCATCGTCGAACAGAACAAGGCGCTGCAGACCTTCGTCGAAATGCGCCGTGAACTGGCCGCCATCTGGGGCCGTTCCAACCTGACGCGCGAGCAGCTGCTGCAGCAGCTGCAGGCCTGGTGCCATCGTGCCGAGGCCAGTGGCATCCAGGCGCTGCAAGATTTCTCGCTGCGCCTGCGCCGCTACGCCTGA